A genomic window from Triticum urartu cultivar G1812 chromosome 7, Tu2.1, whole genome shotgun sequence includes:
- the LOC125524382 gene encoding chorismate mutase 2, cytosolic-like translates to MAAPSLHTYLLLFCNAIALLLVVVPPCAGLGLDTVRGFLTREEDTVVFSLIERAKHPLNLPAYDDRPCFGPAGRHGRRNGSFVELFVRESEQIQAKAGWYQSQQEVPFFQSRVPFTLAPPYNFTTDLHPGAASVNANDAIWGMYFSELLPLLANNGSEDGNYAVTAASDLACLQALSRRINYGRYVAEVKFRGDQQRYTDLIRSKDKDALMKLLTSEAQEDVVKRRVEKKAMVFGQDVTLDGPTETGDDASSQSSFKVAPSVVYELYDRWVIPLTKQVEVEYLLHRLD, encoded by the exons ATGGCCGCGCCCTCCCTTCACACGTATCTCCTCCTCTTCTGCAACGCGATCGCGCTGCTGCTCGTGGTCGTGCCCCCGTGCGCGGGGCTCGGGCTCGACACGGTGAGGGGCTTCCTCACCAGGGAGGAGGACACCGTCGTCTTCAGCCTCATCGAGCGGGCCAAGCACCCGCTGAACCTGCCGGCCTACGACGATCGCCCGTGCTTCGGCCCCGCcggccgccatggccgccgcaACGGCTCCTTCGTCGAGCTCTTCGTCCGGGAGTCCGAGCAGATCCAGGCCAAG GCAGGATGGTACCAAAGCCAGCAGGAGGTCCCTTTCTTCCAATCCAGAGTGCCCTTCACGCTGGCGCCTCCATACAACTTCACCACC GATCTGCATCCCGGAGCGGCGTCCGTGAACGCGAACGACGCCATATGGGGCATGTatttcagcgagctgctccctcTGCTGGCCAACAATGGCAGCGAGGATGGCAACTACGCTGTGACCGCCGCATCAGATCTCGCGTGCCTGCAG GCGCTCTCGAGGAGGATCAACTACGGGAGGTACGTGGCAGAAGTGAAGTTCAGAGGAGACCAGCAACGATACACAGATTTGATTCGTTCAAAG GACAAGGATGCTCTGATGAAACTGCTGACATCTGAAGCCCAAGAGGATGTGGTGAAGAGGAGGgtggagaagaaggccatggTGTTCGGCCAAGATGTGACCTTGGACGGACCAACTGAAACTGGTGACGACGCCAGCAGCCAATCCAGTTTCAAAGTCGCCCCTTCGGTGGTTTACGAGTTGTATGACCGATGGGTGATCCCCTTGACAAAACAAGTGGAGGTCGAGTACCTTCTCCATCGTCtcgattga